The proteins below come from a single Vitis vinifera cultivar Pinot Noir 40024 chromosome 9, ASM3070453v1 genomic window:
- the LOC100261184 gene encoding adenylate isopentenyltransferase 3, chloroplastic, with product MLMCKQTQPLLSMPPGGLTMAVSSHRWLKEKVAVVMGATGTGKSRLSIDPATRFPAEIVNSHKMQVYEGLDIITNKITEEEQPGAPHHHLGIAHPNVDFTASDFRDMASLSIESILGGRRLPIIVGGSNSYIDARYECCFLWVDVSRPVLHSFVSKRVDKMVGNGMVEEVEQLFYPNADYTRGIRRAIGVPELDLYFPTGFLDEEARAKVLQEAVHEIKANTCKLACRQLEGIHRLKNLRKWKIHRLDATEVFLKHDREADEAWEKLVARPSTMMVAQFLYSVGATRVATEEMVRNAALLLLCDLVGDDV from the coding sequence GGCGGTTGTAATGGGGGCGACCGGTACAGGGAAGTCGCGGCTCTCCATCGACCCCGCCACCAGGTTTCCCGCAGAGATTGTGAACTCGCACAAAATGCAAGTCTACGAAGGACTAGACATCATCACCAACAAGATCACAGAGGAGGAGCAGCCCGGCGCTCCTCACCATCACCTCGGGATAGCGCATCCTAATGTGGATTTCACTGCATCCGATTTTCGGGACATGGCCTCACTCTCCATTGAATCCATCCTCGGTGGAAGGCGCCTCCCAATCATCGTTGGGGGCTCCAATTCATACATTGATGCCCGATACGAGTGCTGCTTCCTCTGGGTGGACGTCTCCCGGCCGGTCCTTCACTCATTCGTCTCCAAACGGGTCGACAAGATGGTCGGGAATGGAATGGTGGAAGAAGTTGAACAACTGTTCTATCCAAATGCAGACTACACGAGGGGGATAAGGAGAGCTATTGGGGTTCCGGAGCTCGATCTATATTTCCCAACGGGTTTCCTGGACGAAGAAGCTCGAGCTAAGGTTTTGCAGGAGGCGGTGCATGAGATCAAGGCTAACACATGCAAGCTTGCCTGTCGCCAATTGGAGGGGATTCATCGGCTCAAGAACCTCCGGAAATGGAAGATTCACCGGCTGGACGCCACTGAAGTGTTCCTAAAGCACGATAGAGAGGCTGATGAAGCATGGGAGAAGCTGGTGGCGAGGCCGAGCACCATGATGGTGGCGCAATTCCTCTACAGTGTGGGCGCCACCAGAGTCGCCACCGAAGAGATGGTGAGGAACGCCGCGCTGCTCCTCCTCTGTGATCTTGTTGGTGACGATGTCTAG